The genomic interval TGGGGATCGGCAGCAGGGTGTGGACGATGCGTGGGCCCAGGTCACGGGCCGGGTTGATGGCGTATCCGGTGGGCCCACCGAGCGACAGACCGATGCCGACCACCAGGAAGGCGACGACGAGGACCGCGGTACCGGACTCGCCGAGACCCTTGGTGAGGCCGAAGGCCAGGATCGGCAGGACGAGGCCGACGGTCGCGATGATCTCCGTGACCAGGTTCGCCACCGGATTGCGGATCGCCGGAGCGGTCGAGAAGATCCCGAGCGTGGGCTGGGCGATCTCCTCGTCGGCGTTGGCCCGGAACTGCGCGTAGTAGACCAGCCAGCACAGGACCGCCCCGAGCACGGCACCGACCATCTGCCCGGCGATGTAGACCGGCACCTGGTCCCAGTCCCCGGTGTCGACGGCGATCCCGATGGTCACGGCCGGGTTGAGATGCCCGCCGGACAGGGGTGCGGCGGTGTACGCCCCGGCCAGCACGCCGAAGCCCCAGCCGAACGCGATGACGACCCAGCCGGCGTCCTTCGCCTTGGAGTGGTTGAGTACGACGGCGGCGACCACGCCGGCGCCGAAGAGGATCAGAATCGCCGTACCGATGACCTCACCGAGGAATACGTCTCCGTTGCTCATGGCGGCTCCTAGGCCCTGGCCCGGGGCTTCCCGCCCCGGTTCTCCGTGCAGGGTTGCGGTTCCTTGGCGAACTGCCGAGGGCAGGGAGGATCCCGCGCCCCGCCCGGCGTCCGCGACGAGCGTGCCGTCGCAGCCGAATCGCCCGTGGGGGTATGGGCCTTGGCTCAGGGGGGCCCGCGCGGCGTGGTGCCTGGAACGCCGAGAATGTACGGCGATGTCGACCGACACCGGAAGTGTTCACCGGGCCCCGGGGAGCGTCAAGGTCGCCGACGGCAACGGTTGGGACGGGCACCCGGACCGCCTTGATCAACGGGCGCGGGGCCGGCCGAGTCCCCTTCGAGCCGAACGGCCCCTTACCGGACGCCTCTTCAGCCGTTCCCCGGCTCCGCCACCGCATACCCCACCGAAGGTGCCTGTGGCCCCGTGCCGCGCCGGATCTCGTGCCCCGGCAGTCCTGCCCGCCCCACGACCCAGCTCGCCCCGCTGAGCGCCTTGGCGGCCTTCTTCAACGGCGCCAGACACGCGGCCGCCTCCCGGTAGCCCGCCACGCTGCCCGGCACGCACACCACGGTGGCCAGGGACAGCGTCACGGGCCGCCCGCCCGCCGCCCAGGGAGCGTCGAGAACGGACGCGGCCAGCGGAGCCAGTTCCTCCGGGTCGGTCAGCACCAGGAAGTCGTCCCCGCCGATGTGCCCCACGCACGCGGTGCCGGTCGCCGCATGCTGCAGCACCCGCCCCACCTCGCGGATGAGCTCGTCGCCGGCCGCGAATCCCGCCCCGTCGTTGACCTGCTTGAAGTGGTCGACGTCCAGCCAGCTCAGCGCGAACGTCCGCCCGGCCGCGATACGCCGGTCCACCTCGCCCGTGATCGCGTCCGAACCGGGCAGCCGCGTCAGCGGGTTGAGCCCGGCCGCCTCCTCCACCCGCGTCTCGCTCAGCGCCCGTACGAGATCCGCGAGCCGCACGACTCCCACGCAGCGGCCGAACCGGTCGACCACGGCGACGTCGTCCGACGTACGGTCCCGGTCGCCGACGGCGACCACGTCCAGGACCTCCCACGCGGTGGCGTCGATGCCCACCGTCCGCGGCGGATCGCCGAGTTTGGCCGCGGGGCGGTCGGCGTACAGGGCGTGTCCGTAGCGCCCCGACATCGACAGCAGGAAGCGCGAGCGGTGCACCGAGCGGAACGGCACCCCCTCCCTGTCCACGAGCAGCACCCCGGACACGTCGGGCGACCCGGTCAGCAGTGCCCGCACCTGCCCCGCGGACGCGGTGGCCGGCAACAGCGCGGCGGGGCGCACGAACTCCCGTACCGAAGGACCGGACCGCAGGGGCGCCGCGTCGGCGGGGGAGCGGGGCGGAACGTACACCTCCGCCGCGGGAAGCCGGGACGGTGGCGCGAGCAGCGTGCCCTGCGCCAACTGCGCACCGGCCGACAGCGCGGCCCCGTACTGCAGCTCCGTCTCCACGCCCTCCACGCAGACAAGCGCTCCCAGCTCGTCGCACAGGGTCCGCATCGCGCGCACCGCCGACGGCCGGACCAGCAGCGACGCGTCGAGCTTCACGAGGTCGGGCGACATGTCGACAAGGAGTCTCAGTGGTACGTCCCCGTCGCCCACGCCGTCCGCACTGATCCGGAAGCCCTGCCCCCGCAGCTCGGTGAGCGCCTCCAGCAGTGCCTGGTGCGGCACATGCGTGTACGGCGGCCCCACGTCGAGCGTGATCTCCCACGGCAGCCGCCCCGCCTCACGCACCGCGTGGTGCAGCGGGGTGAGGCCGCCCAGGTCGGCGAGCGTGCCCGCGAACACGTTGACGTGCAGGGGCAGCAGGGTTTCCCGGCGCGCCGCCGCCCTTACCGCCAACACGGCGAGCTGTCCGTCGAGTTCGGGGTCGCGGCGGGCCTCAGCGAGGATGTCGCCGGTCTCGGGGCGGGCGAGTATCTCCAGCCCCGCGACTCCGCCGGTGGCCAGATTGACCACGGGCTGGAAGGCGAAGCGGAGAGTGTCCGTCCAGGAGCGCACGGGAGCATGATGGCGCCCTTGGACCACGCCCAAGCGCAGTTCATGAGACGTTCACGCAGGATTCCCGGCCGCTCACACAGCGTAGGGAAACCCCTTTCCAGGATGCCGGTCCGGTCGGTCATCTCACCGCGATCACCGCCGACCCGTGCCCGAACAGCCCCTGGTTCGCGGTGATCCCCACGCGTGCGTGCTCGACCTGCCGGTCCCCCGCCTCGCCCCGCAGCTGCCAGGTGAGCTCACACACCTGGGCGATCGCCTGGGCCGGCACCGCCTCGCCGAAGGAGGCGAGGCCGCCGCTCATGTTGACGGGTATACGCCCGCCGGGTGCCGTCGCCCCCTCGCGCAGCAGCTTCGCGCCCTCGCCCTCCCCGCACAGCCCGAGGTCCTCGTACCACTGCAACTCCAGAGCGGTGGACAGGTCGTAGACCTCGGCGAGAGAGAGATCCTCCGGCCCGACACCCGCCTCCTCGTAGGCCGCGCGCGCGATCGACGCACGGAAGGTCTCGGTGGCGGGCTCGGCCGCGGCGGCGGAGTCCGTCGCGATGTCCGGCAGATCCAGCACCGTGTTCGGATACGTCGGCGTCACCGTCGACACCGCCCTGATCCGCACGGGCTCGGTCACGCCCCTGCGACGCGCGAACTCCAGGCTGGAAAGCACCAGAGCCGCCCCGCCGTCCGAGGTGGCGCAGATGTCGAGAAGCCGCAGCGGATCGGCGACCACGGCGGAGGCCGCGACCTCGTCCGCGCTGACCCGCTTGCGGTACCGCGCGTACGGATTCAGCGCGCCCAGAGCCGAGTTCTTCACCTTGACCTGGGCGAAGTCCTCCACCGTGTCCCCGTGCACGGCCATGCGCCGACGCGCGTACAGCCCGAAGTAGGTCGGGTTGGTCGCGCCGAGGACCCGGAACCGCAGCCAGTCCGGATCGTCGGGCCGGTCACCGCCCGCGGGCCGGAAGAACCCCTTCGGGGCGGCGTCGGCACCCACCACGAGCACCACGTCGGCCAGGCCCGCCAAAATCTGGGCCCGCGCGGCGGCCACCGCCTGTGCCCCCGACGCGCAGGCCGCGTACACGCTGGCGACGCGAGCCCCCTGCCAGCCCAGCGCTCTGGCGAAGGTCGCCCCCGCCACGTAGCCCGGATAGCCGCCCCTCACGGTGTCCGCGCCGACGATCGATCCGACGTCCCGCCACTCCAGGCCGGCGTCGGCCAGCGCCGCGCGCGCCGCCGCCACGCCGTACTCGACGAAGCCGCGCCCCCACTTGCCCCAGGGGTGCATGCCCGCGCCGAGCACCGCCACCTCTCCCGTCATGCCGTCACCCCCGTCGGCCGCCATTGCCACGTCGTCCAGACCGTCTCCCCGTCCTCATGGAGCACCCCGGCGACGACCTCCACCTCCGCGCCCACGGCAAGATCGGCGACGGTGACCCCGGGAACCGCCTGCCCCAGCACCACGATCCGCTCGGCGGCCAGCTCCACAGCGATCAACGTGTACGGCTCCCACGGAAGTTCCGGATCGGTCACATACGGTGACGGAGGCCGGTACCGGCTGTCCGTGTACGACCAGACGCGACCGCGCCGCGAAAGGGGAATCTCCGCCAGATCGCCACCGGCGCATCCGGGGTTGCGGCACCAGCCGTCCTCGCGCGGGAAGAAGACCGAGGCACAGGCGGAGCAGCGGGTTCCGAGAAGCGTGAAGTCGTCTCCGTCACCGGCGAACCACCCGGCGACCACAGGTGTGTGCGTGCGCGGCACAGGTCCTCCCAGGCCCAGATCTGACGGGACGTCAGAAGTGTGTCACGGGCGGCCGCAAAGAGGCAGAGGGCCCGACGCAACCGGAACACCTGATGATCGGATACAGTCCGCGGCGTGTCCGAAACTCAGCACTCCACCCCCAACTCCGCCCCCGGCTCCCACTGTTCGAGCTGCGGAGCGCCCTACGGAGAGGGTGTCGCGGACTGGCCCCGCATCTGTCCCGTCTGCCACACCGTCGCGTACCGCAACCCCCTGCCGGTCGCCGTCGCACTCCAGCCCGTGTACGACACCCAGGGCACCGCCCTGGTCGTCATCACCCGAACCGTGTCCCCCGCGCGCGGAGGCATCGCGCTGCCCGGCGGCTTCATCGACGACCGCGAGGACTGGCGGCACGCCCTGGTCCGTGAACTCAAGGAAGAGACCGGCATCGAGGCGGCGAGCCGCGACGTACGGCTCGTCGACGCACTCAGCTCGCACGACGGCCACCTGCTGCTGTTCGGGGCATTGCCGGAGCGCCCCGCCGACGGCCTCCCGCAGTCCGCGGCCACGAACGAGACGGAGGGCTGGCACCTGCTGCGCAGGCCGGAGGAGCTCGCCTTCCCGCTGCACACGCTGGCCGTAAGGGCCTGGTTCGAGGGCCGTTACCTCTGAGTCTCAGCGCGCTCCCAGCCCGCGCAGCCGCACCGGGTGGGACGGTTCGCTCAAGCCGTCCTCGCCCTCCCGCTGAACCACCAGCTTCCGGCCCTCCCAGCGGGCGACGTACCGTTCGATCTCCGGTTCGTCCCAACCGTCGCCCGCGTCCTCGACGACGAGCCCGCCGCCGCTCCGTCCCCGGGCGGGAGCCCACACCTCCAGTTCGATCCCGCCGTCGTCCGCTCGCACCGGAATGACGGCGCCCGCGCGCGCGAGCACCGGGATCCGCGACAGGGGGGCGTCGACCAGGACCTGTCCCGGCCCCTCGTACACCTGCTCCGTGGTCGTGTCGTACCAGCGCCCCCGTGGCAGCTGCACCGCCCGCCGGTCGCTGCCCGGATCGAGCACCGGTGCCACGAGCAGGCTGTCGCCGAGCAGGAAGGCGTCCTCGCAGTCCCGCAAAGCGCGGTCCTCCGGCACGGACCACCACAGGGGTCGTACATAAGGCGCTCCGGTACGACGGGCCAGCTGTGCGAGCGTCATGAAGTACGGCAGCAGCCGTCGGCGTTCCACGAGCGCCACGCGCGCGTGCTCCAGCACCTCGGCGCCGAACTCCCACGGCTCCCTGCGTCCGGCCCGCAGGCTCGCGTGGGTACGGAACAACGGCAGATAGGCGCCGAGCTGGAACCAGCGCAGATACAGCTCGGGCGAGGGGTGCCCGTCGTAGCCGCCCACATCGGGCCCCGAGTACGGCACCCCGCACAGCCCGAGCCCCATCACGAGCGACAACGAGGCCCGCAGGCCCGGCCAGCCGGTGGCCACGTCACCGGACCAGGTGCCCCCGTACCGCTGTATGCCGGCCCAGCCGGAGCGCGAGAACAGGAAGGGCCGCTCGCCCGGCACCAGCTCGCGCAGACCCTCGTATCCGGCCTGGGCCATGCACAGCGCGTAGACGTTGTGCGCTTCCCGGTGGTCGCCGCCGCGGCCCTCCAGGGAGTGTCTGGCCGACCGCGGCAGGGTGGACTCACCGAACGCGTTGAAGGACGTGGGCTCGTTCATGTCGTGCCAGAAGCCCGCGAACCCCGCCGTGAGCCTCTCTTGGTAGAGGCGACCCCACCAGGCACGCACACGCGCGTGCGTGAAGTCCGGATAGACCGCCTCCCCGGGCCACCCGACCCCCTCCACGAGCCGCCCCGACGCGTCCCGGACGAAGGCGTCCTCGGCCGTCCCGCTGTCGTGGACGGCGTTGCCGGGCGCCGCCTTGACCGCCGGGTTGACGATCGACACCAGCCGGATCCCGTCCCGCCGCAGTTCCTCGGCCAGTTGGGGCAGCTTGGGAAAGCGCTCCTGGTCGACCGTGAACACCTGGTGCTCGTCGTGGTGGTCGATGTCCAGGTGGACGGCGTCGAGCGGCAGACCGCGCTCCTGGTACCCGGCGACGATCCGCCGGACCTCCTGCTCACTGCCGAAGCCGCGGCGGGCGTGATGATGGCCGAGCGCCCAGGACGGCGGCAACGCGGGCGCACCGGTCAGCGAGGCCCAGGCGAGCAGCACGCGCGCGGGAGTGCCCACCATCACCCAGCAGCGCAGCGGACCGCCGGCCATCCGCAGCTCGGACATCCCCGCCCGGTCGTGCCCGGAACCGGCGCCCTCCTCGCCCTCCCGCAGGGTCACGGTGCCGTCCCACGAGGTGTCGTGGAACACGAGATGGGTGGCGGCGTCGGCCACCACCAGCTGCACCGGCATCGTGACGTACAGGGGATCGTCGCCCGGCCCGAAGGCGCGGCCGGGATCGGTGTTCCACAGCCGGTACGTCCCGTCCCGCAACCGAGGCCCGCAGGCCCGTCCACCCAGGCCGAAGAACCGTGCGTCGGCGGCCACCTCCGTCCGCTGCATCCAGCGAGCCTCGCCCCCGCCCACCGGCTCCCACCAGCGGGGCGGCAGATCCCGGCGCAGGGTCACCCCGCCGGGCGTACGCACCTCGACCGCTCCGTGCCGCGACACCATGACCGTCACCCGCTCGGCGACGACCCGCCAGCCGCCGTCCTTGTCCGGCTCCAGGACCGCCCGGGGATCCGGCTCCGGGCAGCGGCCCGCGAGCGCGTACGACGGCTCCGGCCCGGCGCCGTCCCACCCCCAGAAGACCGCCCCGTTCACGGCGACGACGATCCGCAGTTCGGAGCGGCTGAACCGGACGACACCCCCGCCGGGAGCCGGTTCCGCGTCCTGGACCGGCCCCGGCACCCGCGCCCGCTCGGCCCCCCGCGCCGGCAGCCCGACGGCGTCGGTACGCCTCCTGCGCCACGCGGCACGCACGGTACGCAACCCCTGGGGCGCCCCCGCCGAACCGACCGCCCATATCGAACGCACCAGGTCACGACCGCTCATGCTGCTCACCCTGCCACTCACCGCCCCACGCGCGCGTGCCGTTCAACTGCCGTTCACCCGTGCTGGGGCCACATCTTCACGACACGGACTATGTGGGGCGCACCCTGGCGTAGAAGTTGATCACATGGCATCGTCCCTGTCAGCCGCGTCACGCGCACACCCCTGGCCCGTGCGCGGGAGACGCACACGACGCGCACAGTCCGGGAGCCCCCATGTCGACCGTGAATCCCCAGCCGCTCTGGCAGCCAGATCCGCAGCGCATCGCCCGGTCCCAGGTCACCAGGTTCCAGGCATGGGCGGCCGAGCACCACGGCGCCCCGGCCGAGGGAGGCTACGCGGCACTCCACCGCTGGTCCGTGGACGAGCTGGAGCCGTTCTGGGAAGCCCTCACCCAGTGGTTCGACGTACGGTTCTCCACGCCCTACGCGCGCGTGCTCGGCGACCGTTCGATGCCCGGCGCCGAGTGGTTCCCCGGCGCCACCCTCAACTACGCCGAACACGCCCTGCGCGCGGCCGAGACCCGCGCGGACGAACCCGCCCTCCTGTACGTCGACGAGGCCCATGAGCCGACCCCGGTGACCTGGTCCGAGCTGCGCCGCCAGGTGGGCTCCCTGACCGCCGAGCTGCGCGCCCTGGGCGTCCGGTCCGGAGACCGCGTCAGCGGCTACCTCCCGAACATCCCGCAGGCCGTCGTCGCCCTCCTCGCCACGGCCGCCGTGGGCGCCGTCTGGACGTCCTGCGCCCCCGATTTCGGCGCCCGCAGCGTCCTGGACCGCTTCCAGCAGGTCGAACCGGTCGTCCTGTTCACCGTCGACGGCTACCGCTACGGGGGCAAGGAGCACGACCGCCGCGAGACGGTCGCCGAACTCCGCCGCGAACTGCCCTCCCTGCGTGCTGTCGTCCACATCCCCCTCCTCGGCACCGAGGCTCCCGAAGGCGCCCTGGAGTGGGCCGCCCTCACGCGCGCGGACACGGAACCCGTCTTCGAACAGGTGCCCTTCGCGCATCCCTTGTGGGTGCTCTACTCCTCCGGCACGACGGGCCTGCCCAAGGCGATCGTCCAGTCGCAGGGCGGCATCCTCGTCGAGCACCTCAAGCAACTCGGCCTGCACTGCGACCTCGGCCCCGAGGACCGTTTCTTCTGGTACACCTCCACGGGCTGGATGATGTGGAACTTCCTCGTCTCCGGCCTCCTCACGGGCACGACCGTCGTCCTGTACGACGGCAGTCCCGGCTACCCCGACACCGGCGCCCAGTGGCGGGTCGCCGAACGCACGGGCGCCACCCTCTACGGCACTTCGGCCGCGTACGTCATGGCCTGCCGCAAGGCCGACGTGCACCCGGGACGCGACTTCGACCTCTCCAAGGTGCAGTGCGTGGCCACCACCGGCTCACCGCTTCCGCCCGACGGCTTCCGCTGGCTGCACGACGAGGTCCGCGACGACCTGTGGATCGCCTCCGTCAGCGGCGGCACGGACGTGTGCTCGTGCTTCGCGGGCGCCGTACCCACCCTGCCCGTGTACATCGGCGAGCTCCAGGCACCGAGCCTCGGCACCGACCTGCAGTCCTGGGACCCGAGCGGCAAACCCCTGATCGACGAGGTCGGTGAGCTCGTCGTCACCAACCCCATGCCGTCGATGCCGATCCACTTCTGGAACGACCCCGACGGCAGCCGCTATCACGACAGTTACTTCGACACGTATCCCGGAGTGTGGCGGCACGGCGACTGGATCACCGTCACCTCGCGCGGTTCGGTCGTCATCCACGGCCGCTCCGACTCGACACTCAACCGCCAGGGCGTCCGCATGGGTTCGGCCGACATCTACGAGGCCGTGGAGCGGCTCCCCGAGATCAAGGAGTCCCTGGTCATCGGCATCGAACAGCCCGACGGCGGCTACTGGATGCCGCTGTTCGTGCAGCTGGCCCCGGGAGCCGTCCTCGACCAGACCCTCCTCGACCGCATCAAGCAGACCATCCGCGAGAACCTCTCACCCCGCCACATCCCGGACGAGGTCATCGAGGTCCCCGGCATCCCGCACACCCTTACCGGAAAGCGCATCGAGGTCCCCGTCAAGCGCCTCCTCCAGGGCACCCCTCTGGAGAAGGCGGTCAACCCGGGCTCCATCGACAACCTCGACCTGCTCCACTTCTACGAGGACCTGGCCCGCAAACGCGCCTGACCGACCAGGTCACCCCCCGTAGGTGGCCTCGGACTCACCGAGCACTCCGGCGAAGTCCGAGGCCAGCCGCGCCGCGTCGGCCGGCTCCAGCTCGGCGGCCGTGATCCGCACGCCCGGCCCCGCCGACAGCCGGAACCGGGCCCCGGCCGCGACCCACCAGCCGTACGACCGCAGCCCGTTCACCACGGCCGACTCGTCCCGGACGGGCACCCATACGTTCATCCCGCTCGCCCCGTGCGCCTCGACGCCCCGCTCGCCGAGCTCCCGCACCAGGGCGTTCCGGCGCACGGTGTAGGTCTCCTCGGCGCGAGCGACCAACGCGCGCGTGCTCTCGTCGGAGAGAAGCCCGTACACCGTCTCCTGGAGCAGATGACTGACCCAGCCGGACGTCAGCAGCAGCCGTCCGTCGTGCCGCCCCAGCGTGATCGGATCACACGCGGCGGCCGCCCAGCGCAGGTCCGTCCCCAGGAACTTGCTCACCGTCCGCACATGCACCCAGCGCGACAGCCCCGCGCCGGTCAGGGTCCGCAACGGGGCGTCGGCGACCGCGGACGCGTGATCGTTCTCCACGACCAGCACCTCCGGGTGTTCCCTGAGCACACCCAGCAGTGCTTCCTGTCGCTCGGCGGAGAAGCGGCCGCCGTACGGATTCTGCGCCCGCGGACTGCACACCAGCGCCCGCGCCCCCGCCCGCAGCGCCGCGCGCACGGCCTCGGGCAGCACTCCTTCGTCGTCGACCGCGACGGGGATCATGCGCAGCCCCAACGCCGTGACCAGATCCAGCAGATGGTGATAGCCCGGATCCTCCATCGCCACGGCATCACCGGGCCGTAGCTCGACGGAGAGCAACCGCCCGACCAGATCCAACGCCCCGTGCGCGAAGGTCACATGCTCGACCGGTACGCCGTCGGGCCCCAGCCACGCGCGTACGGCGTCCTCGAGCCGTGCCAGCCGGGGCGTCGACCGGTGTGAACGGGCGCCGGGGGACAGCCGCGAGGGCGGCACCAGACCGGGAAGCAGCCGCGGATCGGGGTGACCGCCCGCCAAGTCCCGCAGCCCCTCGGGCACTTTCGGCGGCCGACGTGACGCCACCGCAGGAGCCGAGGCCACAACGGTCCCGCCCCGGCCCCGGGTGGCCACGATCCCGCGCTGCCGCAGTTCCTTGTACGCCGTGGCGACCGTCCCCGGGCTCACGCCGAGGTCGTCCGCCAGGCGCCGCACCGGAGGCAGCGCAGCCCCGGGCGCCAAAGAGCCCTCGGCCACGGCCCGTTCGACGGACGCCGCAATTCCCTTGGCCGTCGCCCCACTGATCTCATATTGTGTTGCCACGTTCAAAAGTATGTATCAGTACATAATCAAAAAGCAACGGGCAAAGCAAGGGGCAAGGGGGAGCAGTGCATCCGATACGGCGCGCGGCAGCATGGTCGAGAAGCGTCCCCGGAGGACGCGACGGGCGCAGAATGCTCGCCATAGCGCTCGTCGACCGCGTCGGCAGCGGGCTGTGGGCGTCCGTCTCCGTTCTCTACTTCACCTACGTCTCCGACCTCTCCCTGGCCCAGGTCGGCACCCTCGCCGCTGCCGCCGGCGCCATCGGCATCGCCGGGGCACCGATAGGCGGCAAGCTCGCCGACCGGTTCCCGGTCACCCGAGTCCTGCTGACCGTCCAGCTCGTGCGTGCCGTCGCCTCCTGCGCCCTGCTCACCACGAACAACTACGCCCTGCTCCTCGCCTTCTCGGCGATGGGCGGCCTCGGCGACCGCGCCGCCAGCATCCTCACCAAGCTCTACGCCACCCGGGTCGCGGGCCCGGACCGCGTCCGCTACCAGGCCTTCCACCGAACCGTCGCCAACGCGGGCTGGGCGCTGGGAGGCCTCACCGCCGCGGCGGCCCTCGCGCTCGGCACCACCACCGCCTACCAGTGGCTCCTCGCCGGCGACGCCCTCTCCTTCATCGCCTCAGCCCTTCTCACGCTGCGCTGCGGCGAACCCCCGTCACCCTCCCGCACCGTCATCACCTCGAAACACCCGGCCCCGACGACCAGACCGACGAACCCGTGGCGCGACCGCACCTATCTCGCCTACGTCGCCACCGAGACCGTCCTCTTCCTCGACGACGCCGTGTTCAAGGTCGGTCTGCCCCTGTGGATCGCACACGAGAGCAACGCACCGAACGGACTCGCGCCACTCCTGATGGTCCTCAACAACGTCATGGTCGTGGCACTCCAGGTTCCCCTCGCCCGATTCGGCATCACCACGGCCGCAGCCCGGAACCTGCTCCTCCCGCTCTCCGCCACCTTCGCCCTGGGCGGGATCGCCATGGCACTCGCGGCCACGGGCGGAGCCGTCACCGCCACCGCGCTTCTCACCGCCGCCGCAGCCGCCTTCACCATGGCCGAGATGCTCCACGCCACCGTCTCCTGGGAACTCTCCGTCGCCCTCGCCCCGGACACCGCGCAGGGCGCCTACCTCGGCGTCCACGGCCTGGCCCAGTCCGTGCAGCGCACGTTCGGACCACTCGCGGTCACCGCGGCCATCGCCACCGGCCCGGCAGGATGGGTCACCTTCGGCACAGTCATCGCTCTGACCTGCGTAATCCAGCACCGACTGGTCCGGAGGCGCCTCGCCCACCACCCATTGTCAGTGCCGCCGGTTACTGTGAGTGAGCATTGATCGACTGCGCACAGGGGGAAACATGGCGCACACCGACCACCAGACGATGCGACGCGTCCTGCGCCGCGAAATCGCCGGCACCATCGGCCTGCTCACCGACGAGCACGACTTCCGCGCCATGCGGCGCTACCGCACCTTCACCTTCGACGACCACGCGACCTACCTGAAACAGGTCGAAGACCTGCTGAGGACCCGCTCCGCACAAGGCAGCCACACCACCATCGCCCTCTTCGATCCCCAGGAGTACGCCGAGTTCTGCGAGGAGACGGGCCTCGACCCGGACGCCCCGTCCAGCCGCACCCGCTTCACGGCCGAACTCGCCGGCACCGGCCCGACACTCCCGTACGAGGGCCAGCCCCTCACCGACCTCGTACCCGCCCTCGTGGACGAGGCGGTCCGCCAGGCCACCTGGGAGTACGCGACCACACTCCTCGCACGCCTCGGCACCTGCGGCTCCTGCGGAGAGGACATCGGCCGGGCGGCCTTCACCCGCGCCTCGGACCTCCTCCTGCGGATCCTCGACACCGCCCTGCCGGGCGAACATCACCTCGTCTGCAGCGTCACCGGCACCCCGGAAACGCTCGTATCCGTCCTCCACTCCGACGAGAACACCGACGGATCCGTACAACTCGACGAGGCCGAGGCCCTCGAATTCACCACGGTCCTCGCACTCGGCATCGCCACTCAGAGCCCCGGCGGACTCGTCATGCGCACCAGCACCCCAGGAACCGCCGACCGCATCTACGGCTGGCGCCTGCGTGGCGACGGCCTCGACCCCCTCACCGCAGGAGAGGTCTTCGACGCCTACTGCACCGACATCGACTCCGGCGATCTGATCTCCCCGGAATCAGACGTCGACTACTGCGCACCCCCCGACCTCGGACCGGAAGGACCGACCCCACACCACAGCCACTGAACACAAGGAGGGCGCCCCACCCACAGGTGGAGCGCCCTCCGGAAACCGTCAGCCGGCCGAGCAGGTCCGACTACTCGCCCGACAGCACCGCCTGCGCCGCGGCACGCGCCTCGTCGGCACTGTCGCCAGTCCGCGCGGCCGCGGCAGCACGCTCGCACTGCGCCAGCGTGTACTTCGCCAGCGTCGCCCG from Streptomyces sp. CC0208 carries:
- a CDS encoding MIP/aquaporin family protein codes for the protein MSNGDVFLGEVIGTAILILFGAGVVAAVVLNHSKAKDAGWVVIAFGWGFGVLAGAYTAAPLSGGHLNPAVTIGIAVDTGDWDQVPVYIAGQMVGAVLGAVLCWLVYYAQFRANADEEIAQPTLGIFSTAPAIRNPVANLVTEIIATVGLVLPILAFGLTKGLGESGTAVLVVAFLVVGIGLSLGGPTGYAINPARDLGPRIVHTLLPIPNKGTSDWSYAWIPVVGPLIGGALSGVIFNAAF
- a CDS encoding GGDEF domain-containing protein, producing the protein MRSWTDTLRFAFQPVVNLATGGVAGLEILARPETGDILAEARRDPELDGQLAVLAVRAAARRETLLPLHVNVFAGTLADLGGLTPLHHAVREAGRLPWEITLDVGPPYTHVPHQALLEALTELRGQGFRISADGVGDGDVPLRLLVDMSPDLVKLDASLLVRPSAVRAMRTLCDELGALVCVEGVETELQYGAALSAGAQLAQGTLLAPPSRLPAAEVYVPPRSPADAAPLRSGPSVREFVRPAALLPATASAGQVRALLTGSPDVSGVLLVDREGVPFRSVHRSRFLLSMSGRYGHALYADRPAAKLGDPPRTVGIDATAWEVLDVVAVGDRDRTSDDVAVVDRFGRCVGVVRLADLVRALSETRVEEAAGLNPLTRLPGSDAITGEVDRRIAAGRTFALSWLDVDHFKQVNDGAGFAAGDELIREVGRVLQHAATGTACVGHIGGDDFLVLTDPEELAPLAASVLDAPWAAGGRPVTLSLATVVCVPGSVAGYREAAACLAPLKKAAKALSGASWVVGRAGLPGHEIRRGTGPQAPSVGYAVAEPGNG
- a CDS encoding lipid-transfer protein yields the protein MTGEVAVLGAGMHPWGKWGRGFVEYGVAAARAALADAGLEWRDVGSIVGADTVRGGYPGYVAGATFARALGWQGARVASVYAACASGAQAVAAARAQILAGLADVVLVVGADAAPKGFFRPAGGDRPDDPDWLRFRVLGATNPTYFGLYARRRMAVHGDTVEDFAQVKVKNSALGALNPYARYRKRVSADEVAASAVVADPLRLLDICATSDGGAALVLSSLEFARRRGVTEPVRIRAVSTVTPTYPNTVLDLPDIATDSAAAAEPATETFRASIARAAYEEAGVGPEDLSLAEVYDLSTALELQWYEDLGLCGEGEGAKLLREGATAPGGRIPVNMSGGLASFGEAVPAQAIAQVCELTWQLRGEAGDRQVEHARVGITANQGLFGHGSAVIAVR
- a CDS encoding zinc ribbon domain-containing protein; the protein is MVAGWFAGDGDDFTLLGTRCSACASVFFPREDGWCRNPGCAGGDLAEIPLSRRGRVWSYTDSRYRPPSPYVTDPELPWEPYTLIAVELAAERIVVLGQAVPGVTVADLAVGAEVEVVAGVLHEDGETVWTTWQWRPTGVTA
- a CDS encoding NUDIX domain-containing protein, with protein sequence MSETQHSTPNSAPGSHCSSCGAPYGEGVADWPRICPVCHTVAYRNPLPVAVALQPVYDTQGTALVVITRTVSPARGGIALPGGFIDDREDWRHALVRELKEETGIEAASRDVRLVDALSSHDGHLLLFGALPERPADGLPQSAATNETEGWHLLRRPEELAFPLHTLAVRAWFEGRYL
- a CDS encoding glycoside hydrolase family 31 protein, yielding MSGRDLVRSIWAVGSAGAPQGLRTVRAAWRRRRTDAVGLPARGAERARVPGPVQDAEPAPGGGVVRFSRSELRIVVAVNGAVFWGWDGAGPEPSYALAGRCPEPDPRAVLEPDKDGGWRVVAERVTVMVSRHGAVEVRTPGGVTLRRDLPPRWWEPVGGGEARWMQRTEVAADARFFGLGGRACGPRLRDGTYRLWNTDPGRAFGPGDDPLYVTMPVQLVVADAATHLVFHDTSWDGTVTLREGEEGAGSGHDRAGMSELRMAGGPLRCWVMVGTPARVLLAWASLTGAPALPPSWALGHHHARRGFGSEQEVRRIVAGYQERGLPLDAVHLDIDHHDEHQVFTVDQERFPKLPQLAEELRRDGIRLVSIVNPAVKAAPGNAVHDSGTAEDAFVRDASGRLVEGVGWPGEAVYPDFTHARVRAWWGRLYQERLTAGFAGFWHDMNEPTSFNAFGESTLPRSARHSLEGRGGDHREAHNVYALCMAQAGYEGLRELVPGERPFLFSRSGWAGIQRYGGTWSGDVATGWPGLRASLSLVMGLGLCGVPYSGPDVGGYDGHPSPELYLRWFQLGAYLPLFRTHASLRAGRREPWEFGAEVLEHARVALVERRRLLPYFMTLAQLARRTGAPYVRPLWWSVPEDRALRDCEDAFLLGDSLLVAPVLDPGSDRRAVQLPRGRWYDTTTEQVYEGPGQVLVDAPLSRIPVLARAGAVIPVRADDGGIELEVWAPARGRSGGGLVVEDAGDGWDEPEIERYVARWEGRKLVVQREGEDGLSEPSHPVRLRGLGAR